The proteins below are encoded in one region of Conger conger chromosome 17, fConCon1.1, whole genome shotgun sequence:
- the LOC133116940 gene encoding rho GTPase-activating protein 20-like encodes METMSPKQENSGQSRSASLTGEAKICSLPENKKKMKTLRRQSAPSLVISKALTKSRTLSRENCLSPVSPESCPLVQSFLTPSRTFVTHGHAQLKTGLQTQERCLFLFDDILLIAKAKSSTHFKLKAQVRVCEVWTASCVEEVCEGSMHPERSFVMGWPTCNCVATFSSVEQKERWLSFIKSRIKEEREKEEPKTIALRIFAKDAKTLTVSQSDCTTEVIAIALRQFGVVGCVKDYQLWVSSRKDDPPYPLIGHEFPFSIKMSHIRGKASQTGRAKEPLSPRDLLEQPPLDSQCQFILKPSRVALEQAILEPAQKPLRRKRSLINWAFWRGSSPQLDCPPPSPTSPASGRLFGLPLTAVCQGDALPKPVMDMLAFLFREGPFTRGIFRRSASAKACREMKERLNTGTETLPLTCETIFVTAAVFKDFLRHIPGSLLSQDLYEQWVGLAGDCEEDKVQAVQRLVQSLPRENQSLLRHMLAVLHCIQRHAQDNQMNSFNLSVCIAPSMLWAPAPCSPDVESEGTKKVSEVVRFMIEHCCEVLGDDVTSLFGGFPHKGSSHISDVSTVQLNDSSYDSLENELNEDTESPFQDLRGCKDKQENRSRDSVITLSDCDLDQPDPDHDPDPVPHTPVRRQAVNPRKFTQSGHQPDPPSEQDARACQGGRWLRRCSEPAIRHPASSLVPNLGQHNMAVRKTSYDGVMCGGQGEGDVFVQCLGDSLTRAGQTGPGDGGREVEPDKRTLRDVLRRKHKLPSPLRLDVSCSSLSSPATSPSGSSMSSLDSAFSQCSMDCTAPAPVEPSGARGTSSPKTPAPTSPRSPVTTSPLSHGNAITPSSAPREPCEWGQHKIAHGLHPNTWLKRDRRLSLRQQDMTGWDEEEPWELGNGQNNKSLPSNGLSLSNDRKAHGLGEPSRKRANSPPSYQQAMLQMQDPRSPVCKATDKVLTVKELRQLHDQASARSAGSDVTQKNASSVRGGLPQSVFFGQASSSLTLQRQNSHSLIPAKEGSNRTSSMGRRASEPSVGRCVLRRISTPDLESLHKQVLGQDGKASLGRSPQDSGPLEPLRSSQGLGPEPRFCQAVRDYFSHTHTDPDSCCRSTQEVASAIVQTKREWQSRRCSDPRFDDFDQMLFAEESYV; translated from the exons ATGGAAACCATGTCACCCAAGCAGGAGAATTCTGGTCAGAGTCGGTCTGCATCTTTGACAGGAGAAGCCAAGATCTGTTCCTTACCTGAGAACAAAAAG AAAATGAAAACGCTGCGACGGCAGTCCGCCCCTTCCCTGGTCATCAGCAAGGCACTCACCAAATCCAGGACCCTATCCAG ggaGAACTGCCTGTCGCCCGTCAGCCCGGAGTCGTGTCCCCTGGTCCAGTCGTTTCTGACCCCGTCTCGGACGTTCGTCACACACGGCCATGCCCAGCTGAAGACTGGCCTGCAGACGCAGGAGCgctgcctcttcctctttgACGATATCCTCCTCATCGCCAAAGCCAA GTCCTCCACGCACTTCAAGCTGAAGgcccaggtgcgtgtgtgtgaggtgtggacGGCCAGctgtgtggaggaggtgtgtgagggCAGCATGCACCCAGAGAGGAGCTTCGTCATGGGCTGGCCCACCTGCAACTGCGTGGCAACCTTCAG ttcggtggaacAGAAAGAGAGGTGGCTCTCCTTCATAAAAAG CCGAATAAAAGAAGAGCGAGAAAAAGAAGAACCCAAAACGATCGCTCTCAGAATATTCGCGAAGGAC GCCAAGACCCTGACGgtcagccaatcagactgcACTACAGAGGTCATCGCCATTGCACTGCGGCAGTTTGGGGTTGTG GGCTGTGTGAAAGACTACCAGCTGTGGGTGAGCTCCCGAAAGGATGACCCTCCCTACCCTCTCATCG GGCACGAGTTCCCCTTCAGCATCAAAATGAGCCACATCCGGGGGAAGGCCTCACAGACGGGGAGAGCCAAGGAGCCGCTCAGCCCTCGGGACCTGCTGGAGCAGCCTCCTCTGGACTCTCAGTGCCAGTTCATCCTGAAGCCCAGCCGCGTGGCCCTGGAGCAGGCCATACTGG agCCAGCGCAGAAGCCCCTGCGGAGGAAACGCTCCCTTATAAACTGGGCCTTCTGGCGCGGGTCCAGCCCCCAGCTGGACTGCCCGCCCCCCTCGCCCACGTCGCCCGCCTCGGGGCGTCTCTTCGGCCTGCCGCTGACCGCCGTGTGCCAGGGCGACGCCCTCCCCAAACCGGTGATG gataTGTTGGCGTTTCTCTTCCGGGAGGGCCCGTTCACCCGCGGAATATTCCGGCGCTCAGCGAGTGCGAAGGCCTGCCGTGAGATGAAGGAGCGGCTGAACACTGGGACCGAAACCCTCCCTCTCACCTGCGAGACCATCTTCGTCACCGCCGCCGTCTTCAAG GACTTCCTGAGGCACATCCCAGGCAGCCTGCTGTCCCAGGACCTCTATGAGCAGTGGGTGGGGCTGGCGGGTGACTGCGAGGAGGACAAGGTGCAGGCAGTCCAGAG GTTGGTGCAGAGCCTGCCGCGGGAGAACCAGTCGCTCCTGAGGCACATGCTGGCTGTGCTGCACTGCATCCAGCGCCACGCTCAGGACAACCAGATGAACAGCTTCAACCTCTCCGTCTGCATcgctcccagcatgctctgggcTCCCGCCCCCTGCAGCCCGGACGTGGAGAGTGAAGGCACCAAGAAG GTGTCCGAGGTGGTCCGCTTCATGATTGAACACTGCTGTGAGGTGCTGGgagatgatgtcacttccttgtTTGGTGGATTCCCACATAAGGGCAGCAGCCACATATCTG ATGTGTCCACCGTCCAGCTGAACGACTCGTCCTATGACAGTCTGGAGAACGAGTTGAACGAGGACACCGAGTCGCCCTTCCAGGACTTGCGGGGCTGCAAGGACAAGCAGGAGAACAGGAGCCGTGACTCCGTCATCACCCTGAGCGACTGCGACCTGGACCAGCCCGACCCCGACCATGACCCTGACCCCGTGCCCCATACACCCGTCCGCCGACAGGCGGTCAACCCCAGGAAGTTCACCCAGTCCGGGCACCAGCCCGACCCTCCTTCCGAGCAGGACGCCCGGGCTTGCCAGGGGGGCCGCTGGCTCCGGCGATGTTCTGAACCCGCCATCCGGCACCCCGCCTCCAGCCTGGTGCCAAACCTCGGGCAGCACAACATGGCGGTCCGCAAAACCAGCTACGACGGTGTGATGTGCGGCGGACAAGGCGAGGGTGATGTTTTTGTGCAATGCCTGGGTGACTCACTTACCCGGGCCGGGCAAACGGGTCCAGGGGACGGGGGCAGGGAGGTCGAGCCGGACAAGCGGACTTTGCGGGACGTCCTGCGGCGGAAACACAAGCTCCCCTCGCCGCTGCGTCTGGACGTCAGCTGCTCCAGCCTGTCCTCCCCCGCCACGTCCCCCTCAGGCTCATCCATGAGCTCGCTGGACAGCGCCTTCTCCCAGTGCTCCATGGACTGCACGGCCCCTGCCCCCGTCGAGCCCTCGGGTGCTCGGGGGACCTCCTCCCCCAAAACCCCTGCCCCAACTTCCCCTCGTTCCCCTGTCACCACCTCTCCGCTCTCCCATGGCAACGCCATCACCCCTAGTTCAGCCCCCAGGGAGCCCTGCGAGTGGGGCCAACACAAGATCGCCCATGGCCTGCACCCCAACACGTGGCTGAAGAGGGACCGGCGACTGTCGCTACGGCAGCAGGACATGACTGGCTGGGATGAGGAAGAACCTTGGGAGCTGGGCAATGGGCAGAACAACAAGTCCCTCCCCTCCAATGGGTTGTCACTGAGCAATGACAGGAAAGCCCATGGACTTGGAGAACCTTCTAGGAAGAGGGCCAACAGCCCTCCCTCCTACCAACAAGCCATGCTGCAAATGCAGGACCCCAGGTCCCCCGTCTGCAAGGCCACAGATAAAGTGCTGACCGTGAAGGAACTGAGGCAGCTGCATGACCAGGCGTCGGCAAGGAGCGCAGGAAGTGACGTCACTCAGAAGAACGCGTCGTCGGTAAGAGGCGGTCTGCCCCAGTCAGTGTTCTTTGGACAAGCCTCCTCCAGCTTGACTCTCCAGAGGCAAAATTCCCACTCCCTCATCCCAGCCAAGGAAGGTTCAAACAGGACCTCCAGCATGGGCCGGCGGGCGTCGGAACCCTCGGTAGGCCGCTGCGTTTTGCGCCGGATCTCCACCCCTGACCTAGAGAGCCTGCACAAGCAGGTACTGGGCCAGGACGGCAAGGCCTCGCTGGGCAGGAGCCCCCAGGACTCTGGGCCGCTGGAGCCTCTCCGCAGCAGCCAGGGGCTGGGCCCGGAGCCCAGGTTCTGCCAGGCCGTGAGGGACTACTTctcgcacacccacacagaccccgATTCCTGCTGCAGAAGCACACAGGAGGTGGCCTCGGCCATTGTCCAGACCAAGCGGgagtggcagagcaggaggtgCAGCGACCCCAGGTTCGACGACTTCGACCAAATGCTTTTCGCTGAAGAGTCTTACGTGTGA